GCCAGCATGTGCGCATGACAGGCAGCCAATGGGCCGAGGAAATCCTCGCCAATTGGGATGTCTATCGCGATCAGTTCTGGCAGGTCTGCCCGAAAGAGATGGTCGAGCGACTGGACCACCCGCTCAATGATGACGAATCCGAAGCGGTGGCGGCGGAATAAAGATACAATAAACCCCTCCTCTTCAGAGGAGGGGCAGTGAGACTTAGGGCCGTAAGGCCCTTAGTCGCAGCGGGGTGGTTAAGCCATAAGCAAAGTGCTTAGTAACTCCACCACCCCAACCCCTCCTCTAAAGAGGAGGGGCTTAGCTGCAGCGCAATCAGAAATTCAGCTGCAGACCCGAGGTCAGACGAACACTGTCAAACGCGATGGTGTCGATACCAGCGCGGAAGGACAGATTTTCGTTCAACTGGAATTCGGCACCACCGCCGAGCAGATAATCACCATCGGTGTCATCAATATTGGGCGGATTGGCGACATTGAGCACATTGCCCAGGTCAAAATTGACCTCTTGATAACCGCCGCGAACAAACAGCTTGGTACGGTCTCCGGCATAGATACCCAGACGACCGGCAATACCATATTCGCTGTCAATCGCATTGGTGCCGAGATTGAAGTTACCTTCCAGACCAGCAAATACCTGGCCGCCGATCGGCACATCGACGCCGCCATAGACGCCATAGATAAAGCCGTCATCATCACCGATAAAGTTGGTACCAAGATCATGGTAACCCACCTGGGTGCCGACAAAGATCTCGGCATCGCCAGTGTCTTGTGCCATAGCCGGGGAAGCCATGGCTGTCGCTGCAGCGGCAGCTGCAATTGCGGCATATGTAAACTTACGCATAATAACCTCTACTTGCTTACTAAAATCAGGCGATCGGGATGACCGAACACCTGAGCTTCGGGTAAGCAGTGTAAAATAGCCGCAAGATGAATATGGCGCGCAGCCTGTCGAAAGAAACCGGCGGTTTATGACCTTATGGAGATTTTTGCCTTATATTACATGTCTTTATGCCATGTTGCCCAAAAGCCACAAGATTGATGAAAGCGCGAATTCTTCGCATTTTCATATTCTCGCCCCGGCATTTTAAGCGCACACAGCGGCTTTCCACCGAAAATTCGCTCTTGTGATACCCTGTTACTAGACCTTACCGCTTGGCTGCTGCATGAGACGGATTATGTGGCAACTCTATCAATTCCCGCTCTGCCCTTTTTCGCGCAAGGTTCGCTTGCTGATGAGCGAAAAAGGCATTGGCTATGATCTGGTCCGCGAAAATCCGTGGGAGATGCGCGACGAATTTCTCACCATGAACCCGACCGGGCGCACTCCGACCATGGTGCATGACGAACGCAAGCTGGTGCTGTCCGACAGCCGTGCGATCTGCGAATATCTTGAGGAGACCGAGGAAAAGACGCCAATGCTCGGCGGCACTGCTGCCTATCGCGCCGAAACCCGGCGGCTGGTGGCCTGGGCAGATGAGCATTTCTACGGCGATGTTGTCGCGCCGCTATTGCATGAGCGCATGACCAAGCGGCTGGTCACACGCCAGCCACCCGAAGCGCGGATATTGCGCGAGGCAATGCGCCGCGCCAACACCCATCTCGACTATATCGATTATCTGATCGACCATCGCAGCTGGCTCGCCGGCGCGACGCTCAGCCTCGCCGATCTGGCAACAGCGGCGCAGATTTCGGTGGCGGATTATCTGGGCGGCATTGACTGGGCCGGGCATGAACAGACCAAGGGCTGGTACAGCGTCTTCAAGTCGCGCCCCTCTTTCCGCCCTCTCTTGTCCGAGAGAATGGAAGTGATCAAACCGCCCGCCCATTATGACCAAGTGGACTTCTAACACCCGTGCAGGCGGGGCCTGTTTCGGCATATCCTCCCCGGAACGGGGAGGGGGACCGTCGCAGACGGTGGAGGGGCACCCTCGGCATGATCCAAGGCCTAGATAATCAGCGGTCTATCTTCACGTGGATGCTAACCAGCAACTGTATCTCAAGCATAGCCATATGCTGCCTGTGCCCCTCCACCAGCTTCGCTGGTTCCCCTCCCCCAAGGGGGAGGATTTACAGCGCCATCCGCATTTCGACCTTATCCATGCCGGGCGCATAGCCGTCCTTTTCGACCGGCCCTGCGACAAAGCCAAAACGCGCAAAGAATGGCGCAACTGCGGGCGTGGTCGAAAGGCGCACTTCGTCCAGACCGCTTTCGCGGCGGATCACCGCCAGCCGGTGCTCAGCCAATGCCTTGCCCAGACCTTCCTTGTGCCGCGCATTGTCCACCATACCCCAGGTGAACGTCACCGCCCGAGTGCCGTCGGCATCCGGTTCCTCACGCGCATAGCCACCACAGCCGACAGTATCCCCGTCAAGCTCCAGCACAAAATAAGGCCCGCGCGGGTCATCGAGAAAATCGCTGAATAACTGCCGTTCACTGGGATCGAAATAGCGCGGCACATTGCTATCAAACAGCGCCAGACAAGCAGCCTTGTCCTCGGATCGGTAGTCGCGAAACTGCACGGCACGTCTCATTCTGCGTGATGCAGGCAGGCGATATAGTTGAGCGCGATATTGTCGCTGAGATGCAGCCCCTTATCGGGCGAAAAGGCGATGCCGGTGACATGATCCATCGCCAGCCCCTGCTCGGCGAAGATCGCTTCCAGTTCTTCGGGCGTCAGAAACTTGTTCCAATCATGGGTGCCGCGCGGGATCATGCCCGACAGCTCCGCGCCTTCCACCAGCAATAGCCGCGACAGGTTGGTGCGATTGGGGGTGGAGACAATCATCAACCCACCAGGGGCCAGCTTGGCCGCAAGCGAGGCGGCAAAGGCCACGGGATCGGCAACATGTTCAATCACCTCAAGCGAGGTCACCAGATCAAAGCCATCGGTGTCCAGTTCCTCGACCGGCCGATGAAGATAATCGATGCTGAGCCCGCTCTGCTCGGCATGTGCCTTGGCCACCGCGATATTCTCCGCCGCCGCATCCAGCCCGGTGACATCGCCACCCAGCCGCGCCAGTGGCTCGCACAGCAGACCGGCACCGCAGCCAACATCCAGCACCTTCTTGCCCGCCAATGGCCTGCGGTCGCGCGGATTGCTCTCAAAATGGCGATCAATCGCCTCCCGAATATAGCCCAGCCTCACCGGATTAAGCCGATGCAGCATCGCCGAGGAGCCTTTCGGATCCCACCAGTCAGCCGCGAGCTTGCCAAAATGCTCGGCCTCGGCGTCGATAATTGATCCGGTTGTGGCTGTTCCTGTGCTTGCCATGTCTGGCACCTCTGATTATCAGCGTGAGAAATAGATATCACCCATATGGCAACCGATCATCCCGATGGGAAGCCATCCAATGAAAACAGGACGATAATACACCCCATGGCGCGTATCGTAATGAAATTTGGCGGCACGTCGATGGCGGGTATTGAGCGCATCCGCCGCGTGGCGCAGCTGGTGAAGCGTCAGGCCGATGCCGGGCATGAGGTCGCGGTGGTGGTCTCTGCCATGGCGGGCGAGACCGACAGGCTGGTCAATTTCTGTCGTGAGGCAAGCTCGCTTTATGATCCGGCGGAATATGATGTTGTCGTCGCCAGCGGCGAACAGGTGACATCTGGTCTGTTGGCGATTGCGTTGCAATCCATCGGAGCCAAGGCGCGAAGCTGGCTTGGCTGGCAATTGCCGGTGCGCACGATTGAGGCGCATAGCAAGGCGCGGATTGAAGAGATTGAAAGCGACGCGCTGATCAGCGCGATGCAATCGGGCGAGATTGCCATCATCCCCGGCTTTCAGGGATTGAGCGATGATGGTCGGGTCGCGACCCTGGGCCGCGGCGGATCGGACACCAGTGCAGTGGCGGTAGCGGCGGCGGTCAAGGCCGATCGCTGCGATATCTATACCGATGTCGACGGCGTCTACACCACCGACCCGCGCATCGTCGCCAAGGCGCGCAAGCTGAAGCAATTGACCTTTGAGGAAATGCTGGAGCTTGCCAGTGTCGGCGCCAAGGTGCTGCAGACGCGCTCGGTCGGCCTCGCGATGAAGGAAAATGTACGCATACAGGTGCTGTCATCCTTTACCGGCGATGATGCGCCGCCTGCGGACAGCCTGCCCGGAACATTGATCGTCAGCGATGACGAAGTGGAGGAAAGCGAAATGGAACGCCAGCTGATCAGCGGCATCGCCTATGACAAGAATGAAGCGAAAATCACCCTCACCCGCGTCCCCGACAAGCCGGGCGCGGTGGCGGCGATCTTTATCCCGCTCGCCGATGCGGCGATCAATGTCGATATGATCATTCAGAATGTCGGCCGCGACAAGGGCGAGACCGATGTCACCTTCACCGTGCCCCAGGCCGACCTGCCGCGCGCGCTTGACCTGCTCGATCAGGCCCAGGACGAGATCGGCTATAACCGCCTGATCCCCGATACCAATGTCGCCAAAATCTCGGTCGTCGGCGTCGGGATGCGCAGCCATGCCGGTGTCGCCAGCACCATGTTCTCTGCCCTCGCCGATCGCGGCGTCAATATCCAGGCGATCACCACCAGCGAGATCAAGGTCAGCGTGCTGATCGAGGAGGATTATACCGAGCTGGCGGTGCGGGTGCTGCACACGGCCTATGGGCTGGATGCGGAAGATTGATCATATGAAGGCAATAGGAGCGATTGTTGCGGCCTCTGCCCTCTTGATGGCAACATGGGTTGGCGCACAGGAAAGCGACCCCGCGCCAACGCAGGACGAAGATTACTATATCGCCCCTGATGTCGGAACCATGTGCGTCGCTGCTTTGATGACAACCGCTGTGACCGTGGGGGAAAAGTGCTTTCCCGATCAGTATGTGGAGAACAGGCAAGCGCTTAAGCAAACATTGTCCCTGCTGGACGCCTTCTTTCTCCGCGACCCGAAATGGAATGAGGATGTCTTGGCCCGGTTCAAACAGAGAATGGGGAACCAGGACGCCCATCCCGAGAAATTATGTCGAGGTGATATCAAGGCTCTGGGCGAGGTCTATCTGCAAGTGGATCAGCAGAAATTGCGGACCAGCGTCGAAGAACTTATCGCTGCATCGGACTCGCCTGCATGGGGAACCTGTCTCTAGGCAAGCTTAGCTGCGCTTTACCAATCTCCGCCAAGCTCCTTGATCGCCTTTAGCAACGCCTTTTTGCTCTCGGTGCGGCGCTGGCCGCTGTTGCGGGGGAGATCGGGCAGAGATAACTCTTCCCGGCGGAGCGCTATATAAGCGGCCAATTCCTACGGTGATGTCCAGGTCAGCACGCTGATCGAAGAGGACTATACCAAGTTGGCGGTGCGAGTGTTGCACACCGCCTATGGGCTGGATGCGGAGGATGGGGTCGCTTGGTTTTCAGGAACTGAAATAGGTTCTCTGGTGAGTGTATAGGTAGCGGTGCGGGTTTCCGTAACTGAGTTAACGTCTGTAATAATCACTTCGCTGGCCGTCACTTGCTTTAGCAGGCACGCATTTTCATCAATCCAGATATTTGCTGTCATTGTTCCGGCTATTGTTTCCTGACTGCGTCTTCCCATGGCCTCAGACAAAGACAGCTCTTCGCCGAGGATTTGGGCGCTGATTACATCACTTTCAGCTCTTGACTGACGAACCGCGTCGGCAGCGATGTCAGCCTGACCGCTCAGGTCGGGTCCGTCTCCACCACTATTGACACTCTCAAGTATAAGCTTCCCGACAATCAAAGGTAGGTCAAGGCTGTAGCCTTCTCCAAACTCGCACAGACCAGTATCATAGTCCTTTGCTATTGCGATAGCGGACTGGAGATCGCACTCTATCTTGAAGGCATTCCAGGTGAAAAAATAGGTACCACATGCCTCTCCCGGTATTTCGGCGGAAGCAAGCCATGCATCGCGGCGCTGTATCAACTCCTCGCTGCCGAGTAGCTGCCACTCCCCACTGTGCGGCCTGAATACGGAAAATGGAAATTGCCATTGCCACATTCGCGCATCTTCTGACGTTTCAGGCGGCAAATCATACTCGACAACCCAGCCATCACTCCTAATCGATACAATGCGTTGAATTAGTGCTGTTTGCCCACCAGAGCTGCCAGTAGAGCCATCGCTCGACTTTGATGACGTCTCATATGCATGGCTCAGGATATAGACATCACCTTCCTGAATGGTCGCCGTATCCGCCGCTAAGGCGTGATTGGCTCCTGCCAAATAAGGCATTAGAATAGTCATGACGGCTATGCTTCTGCCAAAATTCCTAGGAAAGCCCATTCTTTACCACTCTCCGCCAAGCTCCTTGATGGTCTTTAGCAACGCCTTTTTGCTTTCGGTACGGCGCTTGCCGCTGTTGCGGGGAAGATCGGGCAGAGACAATTCTTCGCGGCGGAGCGCAATATAAGCGGCCAGTTCCTCAAGCGTGATCACGTTTTCGTCATCAGTTTTCGAAGTCGCTGACCCCATAATCGCCTCCGCTCTCATAT
The sequence above is drawn from the Parasphingorhabdus sp. SCSIO 66989 genome and encodes:
- a CDS encoding outer membrane protein, which gives rise to MRKFTYAAIAAAAAATAMASPAMAQDTGDAEIFVGTQVGYHDLGTNFIGDDDGFIYGVYGGVDVPIGGQVFAGLEGNFNLGTNAIDSEYGIAGRLGIYAGDRTKLFVRGGYQEVNFDLGNVLNVANPPNIDDTDGDYLLGGGAEFQLNENLSFRAGIDTIAFDSVRLTSGLQLNF
- a CDS encoding glutathione S-transferase family protein; this translates as MWQLYQFPLCPFSRKVRLLMSEKGIGYDLVRENPWEMRDEFLTMNPTGRTPTMVHDERKLVLSDSRAICEYLEETEEKTPMLGGTAAYRAETRRLVAWADEHFYGDVVAPLLHERMTKRLVTRQPPEARILREAMRRANTHLDYIDYLIDHRSWLAGATLSLADLATAAQISVADYLGGIDWAGHEQTKGWYSVFKSRPSFRPLLSERMEVIKPPAHYDQVDF
- a CDS encoding GNAT family N-acetyltransferase encodes the protein MQFRDYRSEDKAACLALFDSNVPRYFDPSERQLFSDFLDDPRGPYFVLELDGDTVGCGGYAREEPDADGTRAVTFTWGMVDNARHKEGLGKALAEHRLAVIRRESGLDEVRLSTTPAVAPFFARFGFVAGPVEKDGYAPGMDKVEMRMAL
- the ubiG gene encoding bifunctional 2-polyprenyl-6-hydroxyphenol methylase/3-demethylubiquinol 3-O-methyltransferase UbiG; protein product: MASTGTATTGSIIDAEAEHFGKLAADWWDPKGSSAMLHRLNPVRLGYIREAIDRHFESNPRDRRPLAGKKVLDVGCGAGLLCEPLARLGGDVTGLDAAAENIAVAKAHAEQSGLSIDYLHRPVEELDTDGFDLVTSLEVIEHVADPVAFAASLAAKLAPGGLMIVSTPNRTNLSRLLLVEGAELSGMIPRGTHDWNKFLTPEELEAIFAEQGLAMDHVTGIAFSPDKGLHLSDNIALNYIACLHHAE
- a CDS encoding aspartate kinase translates to MARIVMKFGGTSMAGIERIRRVAQLVKRQADAGHEVAVVVSAMAGETDRLVNFCREASSLYDPAEYDVVVASGEQVTSGLLAIALQSIGAKARSWLGWQLPVRTIEAHSKARIEEIESDALISAMQSGEIAIIPGFQGLSDDGRVATLGRGGSDTSAVAVAAAVKADRCDIYTDVDGVYTTDPRIVAKARKLKQLTFEEMLELASVGAKVLQTRSVGLAMKENVRIQVLSSFTGDDAPPADSLPGTLIVSDDEVEESEMERQLISGIAYDKNEAKITLTRVPDKPGAVAAIFIPLADAAINVDMIIQNVGRDKGETDVTFTVPQADLPRALDLLDQAQDEIGYNRLIPDTNVAKISVVGVGMRSHAGVASTMFSALADRGVNIQAITTSEIKVSVLIEEDYTELAVRVLHTAYGLDAED